A portion of the Candida dubliniensis CD36 chromosome R, complete sequence genome contains these proteins:
- a CDS encoding mitochondrial intermembrane space protein, putative (Similar to S. cerevisiae UPS1) — protein sequence MVLYFENKHQFKFDFETTSLAYFNRYPNPYAKHVLSIDTIESYIDNQGQLCTTRLIVKTGRLPNFIKPILGNSLNSWIIEKTIINRHEKTLVSYTSNLDHRKFIRVEEYLKYKGTQSENGYGLTNLESKVKFSSNLFGFKQKIEQWSHKKFSTNIKNSREGLQYVMMKLKQRSY from the coding sequence ATGGTACTTTATTTTGAGAATAAAcatcaatttaaatttgattttgaaactACAAGTTTAGCTTATTTCAATAGATATCCTAATCCTTATGCTAAACATGTATTATCAATAGATACAATTGAATCATATATTGATAATCAAGGTCAATTATGTACCACAAGATTAATTGTTAAAACTGGTCGATTAccaaattttattaaaccTATATTAGGTAATAGTTTAAATTCTTggattattgaaaaaactaTAATTAATCGTCATGAAAAAACTTTGGTTTCTTATACTAGTAATCTTGATCATCGGAAATTTATTCGAGTTGAAGAATATCTTAAATATAAAGGCACACAAAGTGAAAATGGTTATGGATTGACAAATTTAGAGAGTAAAGTGAAATTTagttcaaatttatttggatttaaacaaaaaattgaacaatggagtcataaaaaattttctacaaatattaaaaattctCGTGAAGGATTACAATATGttatgatgaaattaaaacaacgaagttattaa
- a CDS encoding translation machinery-associated protein, putative (Similar to S. cerevisiae TMA7), translating to MSGRQGGKAKPLKAPKKKQQEFDEDDAAFKAKQKADAAAKKAMAEKAKKGGPLVGGGIKKSGKK from the coding sequence ATGTCTGGACGTCAAGGAGGTAAAGCTAAACCATTAAAGGCaccaaagaagaaacaacaagaatttgatgaagatgatgctGCTTTTAAAGCTAAGCAAAAAGCTGATGCTGCTGCTAAAAAAGCCATGGCAGAAAAGGCCAAGAAAGGTGGTCCATTAGTTGGAGGTGGTATCAAGAAAAGTGGTAAAAAATag
- a CDS encoding actin assembly factor, putative (Similar to S. cerevisiae LAS17), translating to MGILTTQDKEKVKRAIPKANNKIIDATVARLYIAYPDPTKWVYTGLVGAIALVDDLVGHTFFLKLVDIIGHRGVIWDQELYVNFEYNQDRKYFHTFEIEQCLVGLLFEDTNDASHFYKRVTTRQKYGSNATVKNKSAIALKERVGSNNNHQIPGPRGEFMDVNTAQRQRRTKGILYYDDVPPPEWRSLYAELEAAGITEDMIADNRQFIKDYITQQGGPLVGLEPPIPRKFQKRHEVEHTMTEPSRIASTASSSSSTSKHKKAPPPPPPPPEAAAASQQHPITDTTTTASRIDHYSSNESKEPSYSPSPTSTPTPAHETESHEITPAKSRFRLPPSTAVVPPVSHTSLPPNGGPQSNDKPLPTVPSPFSPVSPQAPNHSAHQVPPPPPARATPPAPPPRAGTNQPGLPPRNTPGLPPRTNNAPPPPAPPPRATRGPVPPPPPPRAARAPMQLPQTSPQSLPQSPQSPPQGQQYPSIPSRENITTAISPPPPPPPAPPLPPTLPQQARPPIAIPQQQSPQAATSSVPQPPPPPPAPPLPPQMNQTTQSTGTSVPATIPAPPPPPPAPPMPDMSSSTSGGDSGGGISEATGDAGRDALLASIRGAGIGMLKKTDKSQLEKPSVLLQEAKGESPQINSNSDTSVNAPPASLADALASALNKRKEKVAQSDDEDDDDW from the coding sequence ATGGGGATATTAACTACTcaagataaagaaaaagtcaAACGTGCAATTCCCAAAgcaaacaataaaatcatCGATGCAACGGTGGCACGATTATATATTGCTTATCCCGATCCCACCAAATGGGTTTATACTGGATTAGTAGGAGCAATTGCATTAGTAGATGATTTAGTAGGtcatacattttttttaaaattggttGATATTATTGGTCATAGAGGAGTTATATGGGATCAAGAATTATATgttaattttgaatataatcaaGATCGGAAATATTTCCAtacatttgaaattgaacaatGTTTAGtaggattattatttgaagatACTAATGATGCTAGTCATTTTTATAAACGAGTAACTACTCGACAAAAATATGGATCTAATGCCACGGTAAAGAATAAAAGTGCTATTGctttgaaagaaagagttggatcaaataataatcatcaaatcCCGGGTCCAAGAGGAGAATTTATGGATGTAAATACTGCTCAACgacaaagaagaacaaaaggaatattatattatgatgatgtaccaccaccagaaTGGAGATCATTATATGCCGAATTGGAAGCAGCAGGAATTACTGAAGATATGATTGCTGATAATAgacaatttattaaagatTATATTACTCAACAAGGTGGTCCTTTAGTTGGATTAGAACCTCCAATTCCTAGAAAATTTCAGAAACGTCATGAAGTTGAACATACAATGACTGAACCTTCGAGAATTGCCTCAACagcatcatcttcatcgtCAACTTCAAAACACAAAAAAGCACCGccgccaccaccaccaccacctgAAGCAGCGGCAGCATCACAGCAACATCCAATAACAGATACAACAACCACTGCATCAAGAATTGACCATTATTCACTGAATGAATCGAAAGAGCCTTCTTATTCTCCATCACCTACATCTACACCTACACCTGCACATGAAACAGAATCTCATGAAATAACACCAGCAAAATCTAGATTTAGATTACCTCCATCAACAGCAGTTGTACCCCCAGTAAGCCATACATCATTACCACCAAATGGCGGTCCTCAATCTAATGATAAACCATTACCAACTGTTCCATCGCCATTCTCGCCAGTATCTCCACAAGCACCAAACCATTCTGCTCATCAAGTCCCACCTCCACCTCCAGCAAGAGCAACACCACCGGCACCACCTCCACGAGCAGGAACCAATCAACCTGGATTACCACCTAGAAATACTCCTGGATTGCCACCAAGAACTAATAATGCACCGCCACCACCTGCACCACCACCGAGAGCCACAAGAGGACCAgttccaccaccacctcctCCAAGAGCTGCCAGAGCACCAATGCAATTACCACAAACCTCACCACAAAGTTTACCACAGTCACCTCAATCACCACCACAAGGACAACAATATCCATCAATTCCATCAAGGGAGAATATTACTACAGCTATatctccaccaccaccaccacctccaGCACCGCCATTACCACCTACATTACCTCAACAAGCTAGACCGCCTATTGCAATacctcaacaacaatcaccTCAAGCAGCAACCAGTTCGGTGCCTCAACCTccacctccaccaccaGCGCCTCCATTACCACCTCAAATGAATCAAACAACCCAACTGACAGGAACGTCAGTACCAGCAACAATACCAGctcctccaccaccaccaccagccCCACCAATGCCAGATATGTCAAGCTCTACAAGTGGTGGTgatagtggtggtggaatTTCTGAAGCAACAGGAGATGCAGGAAGAGATGCTCTTTTGGCATCAATTAGAGGTGCCGGTATTGgaatgttgaaaaaaactGATAAATCTCAATTAGAAAAACCTAGTGTATTATTACAAGAAGCTAAAGGTGAGAGTCCACAAATTAATTCCAATTCCGATACCTCTGTTAATGCACCACCGGCTAGTTTAGCTGATGCTTTAGCTTCAGCATTAAACAAgaggaaagaaaaagttgcTCAaagtgatgatgaagatgatgatgattggTGA
- a CDS encoding S-formylglutathione hydrolase, putative codes for MSFKTNATITQFGGILHKLSHDSTLTKTPMDVNVFIPPINPNATKEKIPVLVYLSGLTCTPQNATEKSFFQYWASKYGFAIIFPDTSPRGAKIVGEDDSWDFGTGAGFYVDATQSPWNKNYQMYSYIHKELLNKLSEKFIELDFDNNIGITGHSMGGMGALVGFLTQPKKYKSISAFAPISNPSIVQWGEKNFGNYLGIDNKQDWYKYDPTHLIKQYTKNHDYLPTILIHQGLNDNFYVDQLKPENFVKAANEANYKGGVDLRLVDGYDHSYFFISSFVEEHAKHHAKYLGLITSSE; via the coding sequence ATGTCATTTAAAACAAATGCAACTATTACTCAATTTGGAGGTATTTTACATAAATTATCTCATGATTCAACTTTAACCAAAACCCCAATGGATGTCAATGTTTTCATCCCACCCATTAATCCTAATGCCACCAAAGAGAAAATCCCGGTATTAGTTTATCTTTCTGGATTAACTTGTACACCACAAAATGCTACtgaaaaatcatttttccAATATTGGGCTAGTAAATATGGATTTGCTATTATTTTCCCTGATACATCACCAAGAGGAGcaaaaattgttggtgAAGATGATTCATGGGATTTTGGTACTGGAGCAGGATTTTATGTTGATGCTACTCAATCTCCATGGaataaaaattatcaaatgtaTTCATATATTcataaagaattattaaataaattgagtgaaaaatttattgaattagattttgataataatattggtaTTACTGGTCATTCAATGGGAGGAATGGGAGCATTAGTTGGATTTTTAACTCAACctaaaaaatataaatcaattagtGCTTTTGCTCCGATTAGTAATCCAAGTATTGTTCAATGGggtgaaaaaaattttggtaATTATTTAGGGattgataataaacaaGATTGGTATAAATATGATCCTACACatttaattaaacaatataCAAAAAATCATGATTATTTGCCAacaattttaattcatcaaggtttgaatgataatttttatgttgatcaattaaaacCAGAAAATTTTGTTAAAGCAGCAAATGAAGCAAATTATAAAGGTGGTGTTGATTTAAGATTGGTTGATGGTTATGATCATCTgtattttttcattagtTCATTTGTTGAAGAACATGCTAAACATCATGCCAAATATTTAGGATTAATAACTTCTTCTGAATAG
- a CDS encoding sphingoid long-chain base transporter, putative (Similar to S. cerevisiae RSB1): MDLAAITEWTPTTTATSTTLSTIAATYVPALESKISNAVHTLTSKGSTIAKVDYISASRIIRGAQASLSIISAEQVLATATASDIQAQATQIIWQATENLLDLAWQENVYAIPRLNRAANIIFLIVFGISFVMTCLVCIKSRYWWFNVSWTCGTALEFLGFLGRVLSFSDMKIFDYYLLQLIALSISPVFLMAAIYFLFGQLVVIHGRQYSLLKPLHYSYIFITCDVVSLVVQAVGGGMTSIAAQRYEDVDPGTNTMIAGIAFQVFSMTVFLIFWLVFCWRIYFRDVSTNDIKSSPYEKKSLMTFIKLLLNGNNPNRYKLEVLDKYYNPGYKELRNRPLYNYYTLAITLAVIVVYIRCVYRVVELSEGFRGYLITHESYVMTLDAAMIGICCIIFWLFHPQFVMGSNLVIGLRSIVKNKDQEMGDTTTTTTTTTTTTTNSINKNNNEIVSDNEESNSQGQNTVNGESDQEYKE, encoded by the coding sequence ATGGATCTTGCAGCAATTACAGAATGGACACCCACCACCACGGCAACTTCAACTACATTGTCAACCATTGCTGCAACTTATGTTCCAGCTCtagaatcaaaaatatctAATGCTGTCCACACATTAACATCGAAAGGTTCAACCATTGCTAAAGTTGATTACATTAGTGCTTCAAGAATAATCCGTGGTGCTCAagcatcattatcaattatttcgGCTGAACAAGTACTTGCTACAGCCACTGCCAGTGATATACAAGCACAAGCAACACAAATCATTTGGCAAGCAACTGAGAATCTTTTAGATTTGGCATGGCAAGAAAATGTTTATGCTATTCCTCGATTAAATCGTGCTGCTAATATAATATTCTTAATTGTTTTCGGTATATCATTTGTCATGACTTGTTTAGTATGCATTAAATCTCGTTATTGGTGGTTTAATGTATCTTGGACTTGTGGTACCGCATTAGAATTTCTTGGGTTTTTAGGTCGAGTCTTATCATTTAGTGATatgaaaatatttgattattatcTTTTACAATTGATTGCTCTTAGTATAAGTCCAGTTTTCTTAATGGCAGCAATTTATTTCTTATTTGGTCAATTAGTGGTTATTCATGGTCGTcaatattcattattaaaaccATTACATTATTcatatattttcattactTGTGATGTGGTTTCATTAGTGGTTCAAGCAGTTGGAGGAGGAATGACTTCTATAGCGGCTCAACGGTATGAAGATGTTGATCCAGGAACTAATACTATGATTGCTGGTATTGCCTTCCAAGTGTTTTCCATGACGgtatttttaatattttggtTAGTTTTTTGTTGGAGAATTTATTTCCGTGATGTCAGTACCAATGACATTAAATCTAGTCCCTATGAAAAGAAATCTTTAATGACctttattaaattgttattaaatGGTAATAATCCCAATAGGTATAAACTTGAAGTGTTGgataaatattataatcCTGGTTATAAAGAGTTACGAAATCGTCCATTGTATAACTATTATACTCTAGCTATTACATTGGCAgtgattgttgtttatattCGTTGTGTTTATAGAGTTGTTGAATTGTCAGAAGGGTTTAGAGGATATTTAATCACTCATGAATCGTATGTAATGACATTGGATGCAGCAATGATTGGTATTTGTTGTATAATCTTTTGGCTTTTCCATCCACAATTTGTAATGGGATCAAATCTTGTTATTGGACTTAGAAGTATTgtcaaaaataaagatcAAGAAATGGGGGacactaccactaccactaccactaccactaccacaaccaccaatagtattaacaaaaataataatgaaattgttagTGATAATGAAGAGTCAAATTCTCAAGGTCAAAATACTGTTAACGGTGAATCTGATCAAGAATATAAGGAATGA
- a CDS encoding lysophospholipase precursor, putative (Similar to S. cerevisiae PLB1), which translates to MELLNIIVVLFLSIYTNPIIAWSPTDSYAPGEINCPSNSSLTRNADSLSPQEQEWLKGRSSIVNKNLISFLNNANMTDFEPESFINGLNRSIKIGLSFSGGGYRAMLNGAGQLAALDNRTRGGSESGLGGLLQASTYLVGLSGGNWMVGTIAYNNFTSVQNILDQDSIWDLSHSIMNPGGWNVKKTYNYYKNISDALDDKRKAGFEVSITDTWGRALSHQFFPGLDDGGDALTWSTLQDVDVFKNYEMPFPIVVADGRTPGTYVISGNSTIFEFNPFEMGSWDPAVYQFSQVKYLGTEVKDGKSVNGKCIGGFDNAGFIMGTSSSLFNQFILQINTTSISSTIKSLITSILQDLSNDDNDIAVYKPNPFKDSDVAGSKSIASNDTLYLCDGGEDLQNIPLYPLLQEQREVDVIFAYDNSADTNQYWPNGASMVASFQRQFGNQSNGTNFPYVPDVATFVNSNLTAKPTFFGCDAKNLTSLTQNKTSVYDIPLLVYTANRPFSYWSNTSTFQMKYETKERNAIIQNGFEVASRMNLTLDNEWKACVGCAIIRRQQERQGIEQSDQCKKCFQKYCWDGSLSKDNSINVNFTTEGTTNNTESMKVNSGVLISVSWSLWAIMLAALSVFILG; encoded by the coding sequence ATggaattattgaatatcATAGTGGTATTATTCCTATCAATTTATACTAATCCAATAATAGCTTGGTCACCTACTGATTCTTATGCTCCAGGAGAAATCAATTGTccttcaaattcttcattaacAAGAAATGCCGATTCACTTTCACCTCAAGAACAAGAATGGTTGAAAGGTAGAAGTTCCATTGtcaataaaaatttaatttcatttttaaataatgcTAATATGACTGATTTTGAACCCgaatcatttattaatggATTAAATCGTTCGATTAAAATTGGTCTTTCATTTTCTGGTGGTGGATATCGTGCCATGTTAAATGGAGCAGGTCAATTGGCTGCTTTAGATAATAGAACTAGAGGAGGTTCTGAATCAGGATTAGGTGGATTATTACAAGCATCAACTTATTTAGTTGGGTTATCTGGAGGTAATTGGATGGTAGGAACAATTGcttataataattttactTCAGTACAAAATATATTAGATCAAGATTCAATTTGGGATTTAAGTCATTCAATTATGAATCCTGGTGGTTGGAATGTGAAAAAAacttataattattataaaaatatttctgATGCATTAGATGATAAACGGAAAGCTGGTTTTGAAGTTTCTATTACTGATACTTGGGGTCGGGCCTTGTCCCATCAATTTTTCCCGGGATTAgatgatggtggtgatgcATTAACTTGGTCAACTTTAcaagatgttgatgttttcaaaaattatgAAATGCCATTcccaattgttgttgctgatgGTAGAACTCCAGGGACTTATGTAATTAGTGGGAATTCtacaatttttgaatttaacCCTTTTGAAATGGGTTCATGGGATCCAGCAGTTTATCAATTTAGTCAAGTGAAATATCTTGGTACTGAAGTTAAAGATGGTAAATCTGTGAATGGGAAATGTATTGGTGGTTTTGATAATGCTGGATTTATTATGGGtacttcttcatcattatttaatcaattcattttaCAAATTAATACtacatcaatatcatcaacaattaaatcacTTATTACATCTATTTTACAAGATCTttctaatgatgataatgatattgcTGTTTATAAACCAAATCCATTTAAAGATAGTGATGTTGCTGGTTCCAAATCCATTGCTTCTAATGATACTTTATATCTTTGTGATGGTGGTGAAGATCTTCAAAATATCCCTCTTTATCCATTATTACAAGAACAACGTGAAGTTGATGTTATTTTTGCTTATGATAATTCAGCTGATACTAATCAATATTGGCCTAATGGTGCCTCTATGGTAGCATCATTCCAAAGACAATTTGGTAATCAAAGTAATGGTACTAATTTTCCTTATGTCCCCGATGTGGCCACATTTGttaattctaatttaaCTGCTAAACCAACATTTTTCGGTTGTGATGCTAAAAATTTAACTTCATTAacacaaaataaaactagTGTTTATGATATCCCTCTTTTAGTATATACTGCTAATCGTCCATTTTCTTATTGGTCCAATACTTCAACTTTCCAAATGAAATATGAAACTAAAGAACGTAATGCCATTATTCAAAATGGATTTGAAGTGGCATCAAGAATGAATTTAACTTTAGATAATGAATGGAAAGCTTGTGTTGGTTGTGCCATTATTAGAAGACAACAAGAAAGACAAGGTATTGAACAAAGTGATCAATGTAAAAAATGTTTCCAGAAATATTGTTGGGATGGTAGTTTATCTAaagataattcaattaatgtTAATTTTACTACTGAAGgtactactaataatactGAATCAATGAAAGTTAATAGTGGAGTATTGATAAGTGTTAGTTGGTCATTATGGGCCATAATGTTAGCAGCATTAAGTGTATTTATACTTGGATAA
- a CDS encoding inorganic phosphate transporter, putative (Similar to S. cerevisiae PHO84): protein MPSSISSSSQSMTPKTKLTNLERKEQHDQQYDEHEQEISSTSSTFGLYDESDADKAYLAKSKLIAEAIQSIGFGKYQIGLFFVAGFGWLSDNAWPVATSLILPRLNEINGVHPPSLKTGPYLILAQNLGLLVGAAFWSISSDIIGRKWAFNLTFLITGIWAIIAGSSPNFIALCCFEAFWSFGVGGNLPVDSAIFLEALPSSYQWLLTVMSAWWAIGQIIVNLISWGLIANFSCPTNTSTSTSTTTSEVCYKSDNKGWRYFLFTMGGLTLLMFSARFAFRVFESPRYYLARGDLIKTIETLERIARINGKKCPITLQDLQDIDELYESQSQSQSQSQLNVKHNGNRLVKEKLSKYNLSHVRQCFKSKRMTLSILLVVFLWGVIGLAFPLYNAFIPSYLESRGDANKPLTVHETYRNTLIVSVLGIPGSLIGGILVELKIGRKGTLFLSLILTGIFLFGSTTAKTSNANLAWNCMFSFMSTIMYGVLYAYTPEIFYSQIRGTAIGLAASFNRIMGVFAPIIAIYADLTTSAPIFVSGALFIFAGILSLCCPYEPRGKPSY, encoded by the coding sequence ATgccatcatcaatttcatcatcaagtCAATCAATGACACCGAAAACTAAATTAACCAATCTTGAACGCAAAGAACAACACGATCAACAATACGATGAACatgaacaagaaataaGTTCTACTTCTTCTACATTTGGATTATATGATGAATCTGATGCTGATAAAGCATATTTAGCTAAATCCAAATTAATAGCTGAAGCAATTCAATCAATAGGATTTGggaaatatcaaattggaTTATTTTTCGTTGCAGGATTTGGTTGGTTAAGTGATAATGCTTGGCCAGTAGCTACAAGTTTAATTTTACCTCgattaaatgaaattaatggaGTTCATCCACCATCATTGAAAACAGGACcatatttaatattagCACAAAATTTAGGTTTATTAGTTGGAGCAGCATTTTGGTCAATATCTTCTGATATAATTGGTCGGAAATGGGCGTTTAATTTAACATTTTTAATTACCGGTATATGGGCAATTATTGCTGGTTCAAGTCCAAATTTTATTGctctttgttgttttgaaGCATTTTGGAGTTTTGGAGTAGGAGGAAATTTACCAGTAGATTCAGCAATTTTTTTAGAAGCATTACCAAGTTCATATCAATGGTTATTAACGGTTATGTCAGCATGGTGGGCAATTGGAcaaattattgttaatcTTATTTCTTGGGGGTTGAttgcaaatttttcatGCCCTACAAATACTAGTACTAGtactagtactactacttctGAAGTATGTTATAAATCAGATAATAAAGGTTGGAggtattttttatttacaaTGGGAGGATTAACATTACTTATGTTTTCAGCAAGATTTGCCTTTAGAGTATTTGAATCACCTCGATATTATCTTGCTCGTggtgatttaattaaaacaatagaaaCATTAGAAAGAATTGCTAGAATTAATGGGAAAAAATGTCCTATAACACTTCAAGATTTAcaagatattgatgaacTATATGAATCACAATCACAATCACAATCACAATCACAATTAAATGTCAAACATAATGGGAATAGATTagttaaagaaaaattatcaaaatataatttatctCATGTTAGACAATGTTTTAAATCGAAAAGAATGACTTTATCtatattattagtagtTTTTTTATGGGGGGTTATAGGATTAGCATTCCCATTATATAATGCTTTTATTCCTAGTTATTTAGAATCTCGAGGTGATGCAAATAAACCATTAACTGTTCATGAAACATATAGAAATACATTAATCGTTTCAGTTTTAGGTATTCCTGGTTCTTTAATTGGTGGGATATTAgttgaattaaaaatagGAAGGAAAGGtacattatttttatcattaatattaactggaatatttttatttggttCAACTACTGCTAAAACTTCAAATGCAAATTTAGCTTGGAATTGTATGTTTTCATTTATGTCAACTATTATGTATGGAGTTTTATATGCTTATACACcagaaattttttattcacAAATAAGAGGTACTGCTATTGGATTGGCAGCATCATTTAATCGTATTATGGGAGTATTTGCTCCTATAATTGCCATATATGCCGATTTGACAACTTCGGCCCCAATATTTGTTTCAGGAgcattatttatatttgcAGGAATATTGAGTTTATGTTGTCCTTATGAACCAAGAGGCAAACCAAGCTACTAG
- a CDS encoding peroxisomal coenzyme A diphosphatase, peroxisomal precursor, putative (Similar to S. cerevisiae PCD1), with amino-acid sequence MTKSTEATLLNNLRHYIAQNYHHSSLSIWHKLPTSRRSAVFILLFMGNLGEFRVLLTKRSSKLRNFPGHVALPGGKADNGLESEWQVSRREMHEEIGLSDNDEDLKKLGVSIEHLTMLPSYLSRTFSCVKPCVGFMHNLTGTDNDIASKLNIVLNPGESSSVFSCPLKDFLHPTIDLPALEALERTSYKVKWGGIPWDLRSYIFLQNNDNEVEWLKNIKDLSASEEESELDLKLGDELDSQDKASITPPNVTPTRSLSPVTINKRNKYKKKDLSTWGRLGSRRHEDTNEKIYDVWGLTANILHDLAEIVYIDKNKINQNYIGQEEMIYSLYEHGNLMKQKERNPEEVKLIHATHYDKDIGFDKILPESEFNRLNSIYKL; translated from the coding sequence ATGACTAAATCAACTGAAGCAActttattaaacaatttacGACATTATATTGCtcaaaattatcatcattcatcattatcaatatggCATAAATTACCTACATCTCGACGTTCAGCAGTtttcatattattatttatggGCAATTTAGGTGAATTCCGAGTTTTATTAACCAAAAGATCTTCTAAACTACGTAATTTCCCTGGTCATGTAGCATTACCTGGAGGTAAAGCTGATAATGGATTAGAACTGGAATGGCAAGTTTCTCGACGAGAAATGCatgaagaaattggtttaagtgataatgatgaagatttgaaaaaattggggGTTTCAATTGAACATTTAACTATGTTACCAAGTTATTTATCTAGAACTTTTTCATGTGTTAAACCATGTGTTGGATTTATGCATAATTTAACTGGTACAGATAATGATATTGCatctaaattgaatattgttttaaaCCCTGGTGAAAGTTCAAGTGTTTTTTCTTGTCCTCTTAAAGATTTTTTACAtccaacaattgatttaccAGCTTTAGAAGCATTAGAAAGAACTTCTTATAAAGTTAAATGGGGTGGTATTCCTTGGGATTTACGAtcatatatttttttacaaaataatgataatgaagtagaatggttgaaaaatattaaagatTTACTGGCatcagaagaagaatcagAATTGGATTTAAAACTTGGTGATGAATTAGATTCTCAAGATAAAGCAAGTATAACTCCACCAAATGTTACTCCTACAAGATCTTTAAGTCCTGTTACAATTAATAAACGTAATAAatataagaaaaaagatttaTCAACTTGGGGTAGATTAGGTTCAAGAAGACATGAAGATactaatgaaaaaatttatgATGTTTGGGGATTAACTGCTAATATTTTACATGATTTAGCAgaaattgtttatattgataaaaataaaataaatcaaaattatattggacaagaagaaatgatATATTCTTTATATGAACATGGGAATCTTATGAAacaaaaggaaagaaaTCCTGAAGAAGTGAAATTAATTCATGCTACTCATTATGATAAAGATATTGGATTTGATAAGATTTTACCTGAAAGTGAATTTAATAGATTAAATAGCATATATAAATTGTag